In a genomic window of Struthio camelus isolate bStrCam1 chromosome 16, bStrCam1.hap1, whole genome shotgun sequence:
- the ERCC2 gene encoding general transcription and DNA repair factor IIH helicase subunit XPD isoform X2 gives MKLNIDGLLVYFPYDYIYPEQFSYMLELKRTLDAKGHGVLEMPSGTGKTVSLLSLIVAYQRARPLDLTKLIYCSRTVPEIEKVIEELRKLMDFYEKQLGEKVPFLGLALSSRKNLCIHPEVSLLRFGKEVDSKCLSLTASYVRAQHDGTLPTCRFYEEFDTHGREVPIPYGIYNLDDLKAHGRQKGWCPYFLARYSILHANIVVYSYHYLLDPKIADLVSKELAKKSVVVFDEAHNIDNVCIDSMGVNITRRTLDRCQANVATLQATIQKIKETDAQRLKDEYRRLVEGLREANIARETDVYLANPVLPDEILQEAVPGSIRTAEHFVGFMKRFLEYLKARVRVQHVVQESPPAFLKDVYEKVCIERKPLRFCAERLRSLLRTLEIVDMADFSAITLIANFATLVSTYAKGFTIIIEPFDDRTPTIANPILHFSCMDASIAIKPVFERFQSVIITSGTLSPLDIYPKILDFRPVTMATFTMTLARTCLCPMIVGRGNDQVAISSKFETREDIAVIRNYGNLLLEMSAVVPDGIVAFFTSYQYMENIVASWYEQGILENIQRNKLIFIETQDGAETSMALEKYQEACENGRGAILLSVARGKVSEGIDFVHHYGRAVIMFGVPYVYTQSRILKARLEYLRDQFQIRENDFLTFDAMRHAAQCVGRALRGKTDYGLMIFADKRFARADKRGKLPRWIQEHITDSNLNLTVDEAVQVAKFFLRQMAQPFHKEDQLGLSLLTLEQLQSEEILQRIEQIAQQV, from the exons ATGAA GCTCAACATCGATGGCCTCCTGGTGTATTTCCCGTACGACTACATCTACCCCGAGCAGTTCTCCTACATGCTGGAGCTCAAGAGGACCTTGGATGCCAAG GGTCATGGCGTGCTGGAGATGCCTTCGGGGACAGGGAAGACGGTGTCGCTGCTGTCCCTCATCGTTGCCTATCAGCGG gcCCGGCCGTTGGACCTCACCAAGCTCATCTACTGCTCCCGCACGGTGCCGGAGATCGAGAAG GTGATCGAGGAGCTGCGGAAGCTCATGGATTTCTACGAGAAGCAGCTGGGGGAGAAGGTGCCGTTCCTGGGGCTGGCGCTGAGCTCCAGGAAGAACCTGTGCATCCACCCCGAG GTGTCCTTGCTGCGCTTCGGGAAGGAGGTGGACAGCAAGTGCCTGAGCTTGACGGCCTCCTACGTGCGGGCCCAGCACGACGGCACCCTGCCCACCTGCCGCTTCTACGAG GAGTTCGACACCCACGGGCGCGAGGTGCCCATCCCCTACGGCATCTACAACCTGGACGACCTGAAGGCCCATGGGCGGCAGAAGGGCTGGTGTCCCTATTTCCTCGCCCGCTACTCG ATCCTCCACGCCAACATCGTTGTCTACAGCTACCACTACCTGCTGGACCCCAAAATCGCTGACTTGGTCTCCAAGGAGCTGGCCAAGAAGTCAGTCGTGGTCTTTGATGAGGCTCACAACATCG ACAACGTGTGCATCGACTCCATGGGGGTGAACATCACGCGCCGGACGCTGGACCGCTGCCAGGCCAACGTGGCCACGCTGCAGGCCACCATCCAGAA GATCAAGGAGACGGACGCCCAGAGGCTGAAGGATGAGTACAGGCGGCTGGTGGAGGGCTTGCGGGAGGCCAACATCGCACGGGAGACCGATGTCTACCTCGCCAACCCCGTGCTGCCGGACGAGATCCTCCAGG AGGCCGTGCCCGGGAGCATCCGGACGGCCGAGCACTTCGTGGGCTTCATGAAGCGCTTCCTGGAGTACCTGAAGGCCCGGGTGCGGGTGCAGCACGTGGTGCAGGAGAGTCCCCCGGCCTTCCTCAAGGACGTCTACGAGAAGGTGTGCATCGAGCGCAAACCGCTCCG GTTCTGCGCCGAGCGCCTGCGCTCGCTCCTGCGCACGCTGGAGATCGTGGACATGGCCGATTTCTCCGCCATCACCCTCATCGCGAATTTTGCCACCCTCGTCAGCACCTACGCCAAGG gcTTCACCATCATCATCGAACCCTTCGATGACCGGACCCCAACCATCGCCAACCCCATCCTGCACTTCAG ctgcatgGACGCCTCCATCGCCATCAAGCCTGTCTTTGAGCGGTTCCAGTCCGTCATCATCACCTCAGGG ACTCTCTCGCCACTGGATATTTACCCTAAAATCCTGGATTTCCGTCCCGTCACCATGGCGACCTTCACCATGACGCTGGCCCGGACCTGCCTCTGCCCCATG ATTGTGGGCCGTGGGAACGACCAGGTGGCCATCAGCTCCAAGTTTGAGACACGCGAGGACATCG CCGTCATCCGCAACTACGGCAACTTGCTGCTGGAGATGTCGGCAGTGGTCCCCGATGGCATCGTCGCCTTCTTCACCAGCTACCAGTACATGGAGAACATCGTGGCCTCGTGGTACGAGCAG GGCATCTTGGAGAACATCCAGAGGAACAAGCTCATCTTCATCGAGACGCAGGACGGGGCCGAGACCAGCATGGCTCTGGAGAAGTACCAGGAG GCCTGCGAGAACGGCCGGGGTGCCATCCTGCTCTCCGTGGCCCGGGGCAAGGTGTCAGAGGGTATCGACTTCG TGCACCACTACGGCCGGGCCGTCATCATGTTCGGGGTGCCCTATGTCTACACCCAGAGCCGCATCCTCAAG GCCCGGCTCGAGTACCTCCGCGACCAGTTCCAGATCCGGGAGAACGATTTCCTCACCTTCGACGCCATGCGCCACGCCGCCCAGTGCGTGGGCCGGGCCCTGCGTGGCAAGACCGACTACGGCCTCATGATCTTCGCCGACAAG CGTTTCGCCCGGGCCGACAAACGGGGCAAGCTGCCGCGTTGGATCCAGGAGCACATCACCGACTCCAACCTCAACCTCACCGTGGACGAGGCCGTGCAGGTGGCCAAGTTCTTCCTGCGCCAGATGGCCCAGCCCTTCCACAAG GAGGACCAGCTGGGGCTGTCCCTGCTCACGCTGGAGCAACTGCAGTCGGAGGAGATTTTGCAGCGGATCGAGCAGATCGCACAGCAAGTGTGA
- the ERCC2 gene encoding general transcription and DNA repair factor IIH helicase subunit XPD isoform X1 translates to MKLNIDGLLVYFPYDYIYPEQFSYMLELKRTLDAKGHGVLEMPSGTGKTVSLLSLIVAYQRARPLDLTKLIYCSRTVPEIEKVIEELRKLMDFYEKQLGEKVPFLGLALSSRKNLCIHPEVSLLRFGKEVDSKCLSLTASYVRAQHDGTLPTCRFYEEFDTHGREVPIPYGIYNLDDLKAHGRQKGWCPYFLARYSQILHANIVVYSYHYLLDPKIADLVSKELAKKSVVVFDEAHNIDNVCIDSMGVNITRRTLDRCQANVATLQATIQKIKETDAQRLKDEYRRLVEGLREANIARETDVYLANPVLPDEILQEAVPGSIRTAEHFVGFMKRFLEYLKARVRVQHVVQESPPAFLKDVYEKVCIERKPLRFCAERLRSLLRTLEIVDMADFSAITLIANFATLVSTYAKGFTIIIEPFDDRTPTIANPILHFSCMDASIAIKPVFERFQSVIITSGTLSPLDIYPKILDFRPVTMATFTMTLARTCLCPMIVGRGNDQVAISSKFETREDIAVIRNYGNLLLEMSAVVPDGIVAFFTSYQYMENIVASWYEQGILENIQRNKLIFIETQDGAETSMALEKYQEACENGRGAILLSVARGKVSEGIDFVHHYGRAVIMFGVPYVYTQSRILKARLEYLRDQFQIRENDFLTFDAMRHAAQCVGRALRGKTDYGLMIFADKRFARADKRGKLPRWIQEHITDSNLNLTVDEAVQVAKFFLRQMAQPFHKEDQLGLSLLTLEQLQSEEILQRIEQIAQQV, encoded by the exons ATGAA GCTCAACATCGATGGCCTCCTGGTGTATTTCCCGTACGACTACATCTACCCCGAGCAGTTCTCCTACATGCTGGAGCTCAAGAGGACCTTGGATGCCAAG GGTCATGGCGTGCTGGAGATGCCTTCGGGGACAGGGAAGACGGTGTCGCTGCTGTCCCTCATCGTTGCCTATCAGCGG gcCCGGCCGTTGGACCTCACCAAGCTCATCTACTGCTCCCGCACGGTGCCGGAGATCGAGAAG GTGATCGAGGAGCTGCGGAAGCTCATGGATTTCTACGAGAAGCAGCTGGGGGAGAAGGTGCCGTTCCTGGGGCTGGCGCTGAGCTCCAGGAAGAACCTGTGCATCCACCCCGAG GTGTCCTTGCTGCGCTTCGGGAAGGAGGTGGACAGCAAGTGCCTGAGCTTGACGGCCTCCTACGTGCGGGCCCAGCACGACGGCACCCTGCCCACCTGCCGCTTCTACGAG GAGTTCGACACCCACGGGCGCGAGGTGCCCATCCCCTACGGCATCTACAACCTGGACGACCTGAAGGCCCATGGGCGGCAGAAGGGCTGGTGTCCCTATTTCCTCGCCCGCTACTCG CAGATCCTCCACGCCAACATCGTTGTCTACAGCTACCACTACCTGCTGGACCCCAAAATCGCTGACTTGGTCTCCAAGGAGCTGGCCAAGAAGTCAGTCGTGGTCTTTGATGAGGCTCACAACATCG ACAACGTGTGCATCGACTCCATGGGGGTGAACATCACGCGCCGGACGCTGGACCGCTGCCAGGCCAACGTGGCCACGCTGCAGGCCACCATCCAGAA GATCAAGGAGACGGACGCCCAGAGGCTGAAGGATGAGTACAGGCGGCTGGTGGAGGGCTTGCGGGAGGCCAACATCGCACGGGAGACCGATGTCTACCTCGCCAACCCCGTGCTGCCGGACGAGATCCTCCAGG AGGCCGTGCCCGGGAGCATCCGGACGGCCGAGCACTTCGTGGGCTTCATGAAGCGCTTCCTGGAGTACCTGAAGGCCCGGGTGCGGGTGCAGCACGTGGTGCAGGAGAGTCCCCCGGCCTTCCTCAAGGACGTCTACGAGAAGGTGTGCATCGAGCGCAAACCGCTCCG GTTCTGCGCCGAGCGCCTGCGCTCGCTCCTGCGCACGCTGGAGATCGTGGACATGGCCGATTTCTCCGCCATCACCCTCATCGCGAATTTTGCCACCCTCGTCAGCACCTACGCCAAGG gcTTCACCATCATCATCGAACCCTTCGATGACCGGACCCCAACCATCGCCAACCCCATCCTGCACTTCAG ctgcatgGACGCCTCCATCGCCATCAAGCCTGTCTTTGAGCGGTTCCAGTCCGTCATCATCACCTCAGGG ACTCTCTCGCCACTGGATATTTACCCTAAAATCCTGGATTTCCGTCCCGTCACCATGGCGACCTTCACCATGACGCTGGCCCGGACCTGCCTCTGCCCCATG ATTGTGGGCCGTGGGAACGACCAGGTGGCCATCAGCTCCAAGTTTGAGACACGCGAGGACATCG CCGTCATCCGCAACTACGGCAACTTGCTGCTGGAGATGTCGGCAGTGGTCCCCGATGGCATCGTCGCCTTCTTCACCAGCTACCAGTACATGGAGAACATCGTGGCCTCGTGGTACGAGCAG GGCATCTTGGAGAACATCCAGAGGAACAAGCTCATCTTCATCGAGACGCAGGACGGGGCCGAGACCAGCATGGCTCTGGAGAAGTACCAGGAG GCCTGCGAGAACGGCCGGGGTGCCATCCTGCTCTCCGTGGCCCGGGGCAAGGTGTCAGAGGGTATCGACTTCG TGCACCACTACGGCCGGGCCGTCATCATGTTCGGGGTGCCCTATGTCTACACCCAGAGCCGCATCCTCAAG GCCCGGCTCGAGTACCTCCGCGACCAGTTCCAGATCCGGGAGAACGATTTCCTCACCTTCGACGCCATGCGCCACGCCGCCCAGTGCGTGGGCCGGGCCCTGCGTGGCAAGACCGACTACGGCCTCATGATCTTCGCCGACAAG CGTTTCGCCCGGGCCGACAAACGGGGCAAGCTGCCGCGTTGGATCCAGGAGCACATCACCGACTCCAACCTCAACCTCACCGTGGACGAGGCCGTGCAGGTGGCCAAGTTCTTCCTGCGCCAGATGGCCCAGCCCTTCCACAAG GAGGACCAGCTGGGGCTGTCCCTGCTCACGCTGGAGCAACTGCAGTCGGAGGAGATTTTGCAGCGGATCGAGCAGATCGCACAGCAAGTGTGA
- the ERCC2 gene encoding general transcription and DNA repair factor IIH helicase subunit XPD isoform X3, with product MKLNIDGLLVYFPYDYIYPEQFSYMLELKRTLDAKGHGVLEMPSGTGKTVSLLSLIVAYQRARPLDLTKLIYCSRTVPEIEKVIEELRKLMDFYEKQLGEKVPFLGLALSSRKNLCIHPEVSLLRFGKEVDSKCLSLTASYVRAQHDGTLPTCRFYEEFDTHGREVPIPYGIYNLDDLKAHGRQKGWCPYFLARYSQILHANIVVYSYHYLLDPKIADLVSKELAKKSVVVFDEAHNIDNVCIDSMGVNITRRTLDRCQANVATLQATIQKIKETDAQRLKDEYRRLVEGLREANIARETDVYLANPVLPDEILQEAVPGSIRTAEHFVGFMKRFLEYLKARVRVQHVVQESPPAFLKDVYEKVLRRAPALAPAHAGDRGHGRFLRHHPHREFCHPRQHLRQGCMDASIAIKPVFERFQSVIITSGTLSPLDIYPKILDFRPVTMATFTMTLARTCLCPMIVGRGNDQVAISSKFETREDIAVIRNYGNLLLEMSAVVPDGIVAFFTSYQYMENIVASWYEQGILENIQRNKLIFIETQDGAETSMALEKYQEACENGRGAILLSVARGKVSEGIDFVHHYGRAVIMFGVPYVYTQSRILKARLEYLRDQFQIRENDFLTFDAMRHAAQCVGRALRGKTDYGLMIFADKRFARADKRGKLPRWIQEHITDSNLNLTVDEAVQVAKFFLRQMAQPFHKEDQLGLSLLTLEQLQSEEILQRIEQIAQQV from the exons ATGAA GCTCAACATCGATGGCCTCCTGGTGTATTTCCCGTACGACTACATCTACCCCGAGCAGTTCTCCTACATGCTGGAGCTCAAGAGGACCTTGGATGCCAAG GGTCATGGCGTGCTGGAGATGCCTTCGGGGACAGGGAAGACGGTGTCGCTGCTGTCCCTCATCGTTGCCTATCAGCGG gcCCGGCCGTTGGACCTCACCAAGCTCATCTACTGCTCCCGCACGGTGCCGGAGATCGAGAAG GTGATCGAGGAGCTGCGGAAGCTCATGGATTTCTACGAGAAGCAGCTGGGGGAGAAGGTGCCGTTCCTGGGGCTGGCGCTGAGCTCCAGGAAGAACCTGTGCATCCACCCCGAG GTGTCCTTGCTGCGCTTCGGGAAGGAGGTGGACAGCAAGTGCCTGAGCTTGACGGCCTCCTACGTGCGGGCCCAGCACGACGGCACCCTGCCCACCTGCCGCTTCTACGAG GAGTTCGACACCCACGGGCGCGAGGTGCCCATCCCCTACGGCATCTACAACCTGGACGACCTGAAGGCCCATGGGCGGCAGAAGGGCTGGTGTCCCTATTTCCTCGCCCGCTACTCG CAGATCCTCCACGCCAACATCGTTGTCTACAGCTACCACTACCTGCTGGACCCCAAAATCGCTGACTTGGTCTCCAAGGAGCTGGCCAAGAAGTCAGTCGTGGTCTTTGATGAGGCTCACAACATCG ACAACGTGTGCATCGACTCCATGGGGGTGAACATCACGCGCCGGACGCTGGACCGCTGCCAGGCCAACGTGGCCACGCTGCAGGCCACCATCCAGAA GATCAAGGAGACGGACGCCCAGAGGCTGAAGGATGAGTACAGGCGGCTGGTGGAGGGCTTGCGGGAGGCCAACATCGCACGGGAGACCGATGTCTACCTCGCCAACCCCGTGCTGCCGGACGAGATCCTCCAGG AGGCCGTGCCCGGGAGCATCCGGACGGCCGAGCACTTCGTGGGCTTCATGAAGCGCTTCCTGGAGTACCTGAAGGCCCGGGTGCGGGTGCAGCACGTGGTGCAGGAGAGTCCCCCGGCCTTCCTCAAGGACGTCTACGAGAAG GTTCTGCGCCGAGCGCCTGCGCTCGCTCCTGCGCACGCTGGAGATCGTGGACATGGCCGATTTCTCCGCCATCACCCTCATCGCGAATTTTGCCACCCTCGTCAGCACCTACGCCAAGG ctgcatgGACGCCTCCATCGCCATCAAGCCTGTCTTTGAGCGGTTCCAGTCCGTCATCATCACCTCAGGG ACTCTCTCGCCACTGGATATTTACCCTAAAATCCTGGATTTCCGTCCCGTCACCATGGCGACCTTCACCATGACGCTGGCCCGGACCTGCCTCTGCCCCATG ATTGTGGGCCGTGGGAACGACCAGGTGGCCATCAGCTCCAAGTTTGAGACACGCGAGGACATCG CCGTCATCCGCAACTACGGCAACTTGCTGCTGGAGATGTCGGCAGTGGTCCCCGATGGCATCGTCGCCTTCTTCACCAGCTACCAGTACATGGAGAACATCGTGGCCTCGTGGTACGAGCAG GGCATCTTGGAGAACATCCAGAGGAACAAGCTCATCTTCATCGAGACGCAGGACGGGGCCGAGACCAGCATGGCTCTGGAGAAGTACCAGGAG GCCTGCGAGAACGGCCGGGGTGCCATCCTGCTCTCCGTGGCCCGGGGCAAGGTGTCAGAGGGTATCGACTTCG TGCACCACTACGGCCGGGCCGTCATCATGTTCGGGGTGCCCTATGTCTACACCCAGAGCCGCATCCTCAAG GCCCGGCTCGAGTACCTCCGCGACCAGTTCCAGATCCGGGAGAACGATTTCCTCACCTTCGACGCCATGCGCCACGCCGCCCAGTGCGTGGGCCGGGCCCTGCGTGGCAAGACCGACTACGGCCTCATGATCTTCGCCGACAAG CGTTTCGCCCGGGCCGACAAACGGGGCAAGCTGCCGCGTTGGATCCAGGAGCACATCACCGACTCCAACCTCAACCTCACCGTGGACGAGGCCGTGCAGGTGGCCAAGTTCTTCCTGCGCCAGATGGCCCAGCCCTTCCACAAG GAGGACCAGCTGGGGCTGTCCCTGCTCACGCTGGAGCAACTGCAGTCGGAGGAGATTTTGCAGCGGATCGAGCAGATCGCACAGCAAGTGTGA
- the ERCC2 gene encoding general transcription and DNA repair factor IIH helicase subunit XPD isoform X4, producing MKLNIDGLLVYFPYDYIYPEQFSYMLELKRTLDAKGHGVLEMPSGTGKTVSLLSLIVAYQRARPLDLTKLIYCSRTVPEIEKVIEELRKLMDFYEKQLGEKVPFLGLALSSRKNLCIHPEVSLLRFGKEVDSKCLSLTASYVRAQHDGTLPTCRFYEEFDTHGREVPIPYGIYNLDDLKAHGRQKGWCPYFLARYSILHANIVVYSYHYLLDPKIADLVSKELAKKSVVVFDEAHNIDNVCIDSMGVNITRRTLDRCQANVATLQATIQKIKETDAQRLKDEYRRLVEGLREANIARETDVYLANPVLPDEILQEAVPGSIRTAEHFVGFMKRFLEYLKARVRVQHVVQESPPAFLKDVYEKVLRRAPALAPAHAGDRGHGRFLRHHPHREFCHPRQHLRQGCMDASIAIKPVFERFQSVIITSGTLSPLDIYPKILDFRPVTMATFTMTLARTCLCPMIVGRGNDQVAISSKFETREDIAVIRNYGNLLLEMSAVVPDGIVAFFTSYQYMENIVASWYEQGILENIQRNKLIFIETQDGAETSMALEKYQEACENGRGAILLSVARGKVSEGIDFVHHYGRAVIMFGVPYVYTQSRILKARLEYLRDQFQIRENDFLTFDAMRHAAQCVGRALRGKTDYGLMIFADKRFARADKRGKLPRWIQEHITDSNLNLTVDEAVQVAKFFLRQMAQPFHKEDQLGLSLLTLEQLQSEEILQRIEQIAQQV from the exons ATGAA GCTCAACATCGATGGCCTCCTGGTGTATTTCCCGTACGACTACATCTACCCCGAGCAGTTCTCCTACATGCTGGAGCTCAAGAGGACCTTGGATGCCAAG GGTCATGGCGTGCTGGAGATGCCTTCGGGGACAGGGAAGACGGTGTCGCTGCTGTCCCTCATCGTTGCCTATCAGCGG gcCCGGCCGTTGGACCTCACCAAGCTCATCTACTGCTCCCGCACGGTGCCGGAGATCGAGAAG GTGATCGAGGAGCTGCGGAAGCTCATGGATTTCTACGAGAAGCAGCTGGGGGAGAAGGTGCCGTTCCTGGGGCTGGCGCTGAGCTCCAGGAAGAACCTGTGCATCCACCCCGAG GTGTCCTTGCTGCGCTTCGGGAAGGAGGTGGACAGCAAGTGCCTGAGCTTGACGGCCTCCTACGTGCGGGCCCAGCACGACGGCACCCTGCCCACCTGCCGCTTCTACGAG GAGTTCGACACCCACGGGCGCGAGGTGCCCATCCCCTACGGCATCTACAACCTGGACGACCTGAAGGCCCATGGGCGGCAGAAGGGCTGGTGTCCCTATTTCCTCGCCCGCTACTCG ATCCTCCACGCCAACATCGTTGTCTACAGCTACCACTACCTGCTGGACCCCAAAATCGCTGACTTGGTCTCCAAGGAGCTGGCCAAGAAGTCAGTCGTGGTCTTTGATGAGGCTCACAACATCG ACAACGTGTGCATCGACTCCATGGGGGTGAACATCACGCGCCGGACGCTGGACCGCTGCCAGGCCAACGTGGCCACGCTGCAGGCCACCATCCAGAA GATCAAGGAGACGGACGCCCAGAGGCTGAAGGATGAGTACAGGCGGCTGGTGGAGGGCTTGCGGGAGGCCAACATCGCACGGGAGACCGATGTCTACCTCGCCAACCCCGTGCTGCCGGACGAGATCCTCCAGG AGGCCGTGCCCGGGAGCATCCGGACGGCCGAGCACTTCGTGGGCTTCATGAAGCGCTTCCTGGAGTACCTGAAGGCCCGGGTGCGGGTGCAGCACGTGGTGCAGGAGAGTCCCCCGGCCTTCCTCAAGGACGTCTACGAGAAG GTTCTGCGCCGAGCGCCTGCGCTCGCTCCTGCGCACGCTGGAGATCGTGGACATGGCCGATTTCTCCGCCATCACCCTCATCGCGAATTTTGCCACCCTCGTCAGCACCTACGCCAAGG ctgcatgGACGCCTCCATCGCCATCAAGCCTGTCTTTGAGCGGTTCCAGTCCGTCATCATCACCTCAGGG ACTCTCTCGCCACTGGATATTTACCCTAAAATCCTGGATTTCCGTCCCGTCACCATGGCGACCTTCACCATGACGCTGGCCCGGACCTGCCTCTGCCCCATG ATTGTGGGCCGTGGGAACGACCAGGTGGCCATCAGCTCCAAGTTTGAGACACGCGAGGACATCG CCGTCATCCGCAACTACGGCAACTTGCTGCTGGAGATGTCGGCAGTGGTCCCCGATGGCATCGTCGCCTTCTTCACCAGCTACCAGTACATGGAGAACATCGTGGCCTCGTGGTACGAGCAG GGCATCTTGGAGAACATCCAGAGGAACAAGCTCATCTTCATCGAGACGCAGGACGGGGCCGAGACCAGCATGGCTCTGGAGAAGTACCAGGAG GCCTGCGAGAACGGCCGGGGTGCCATCCTGCTCTCCGTGGCCCGGGGCAAGGTGTCAGAGGGTATCGACTTCG TGCACCACTACGGCCGGGCCGTCATCATGTTCGGGGTGCCCTATGTCTACACCCAGAGCCGCATCCTCAAG GCCCGGCTCGAGTACCTCCGCGACCAGTTCCAGATCCGGGAGAACGATTTCCTCACCTTCGACGCCATGCGCCACGCCGCCCAGTGCGTGGGCCGGGCCCTGCGTGGCAAGACCGACTACGGCCTCATGATCTTCGCCGACAAG CGTTTCGCCCGGGCCGACAAACGGGGCAAGCTGCCGCGTTGGATCCAGGAGCACATCACCGACTCCAACCTCAACCTCACCGTGGACGAGGCCGTGCAGGTGGCCAAGTTCTTCCTGCGCCAGATGGCCCAGCCCTTCCACAAG GAGGACCAGCTGGGGCTGTCCCTGCTCACGCTGGAGCAACTGCAGTCGGAGGAGATTTTGCAGCGGATCGAGCAGATCGCACAGCAAGTGTGA